From a region of the Prevotella melaninogenica genome:
- a CDS encoding HAD family hydrolase, with protein sequence MKDISLIAFDADDTLWECQTYFEAVEKEYCELLKSYASADEISKALFAVETANMPLLGYGSKAFLLSLLENAIEVSGGRLKADEVEKIIKLGKELLQLPGKPMDGVEETLKVLRETGEYHLVVFTKGELLDQENKFYRSGLMPFFDDIIVVSDKTEASYYQLCERFSINVEQLLMVGNSFRSDIEPVLKLGGWAAHIPFHTTWQHEVVEEYEHPHLLKLEYFTQLKQVL encoded by the coding sequence GAAAGATATATCATTAATAGCCTTTGATGCAGATGATACCCTGTGGGAGTGTCAAACTTATTTTGAGGCGGTAGAGAAAGAGTATTGTGAACTATTAAAGTCATACGCCTCAGCCGATGAGATTTCTAAAGCTCTTTTTGCTGTTGAAACAGCAAATATGCCACTTCTGGGTTATGGGAGTAAGGCTTTTTTATTATCTTTATTGGAGAATGCAATAGAGGTAAGTGGGGGGAGGTTAAAAGCAGATGAGGTTGAGAAGATTATAAAATTAGGTAAAGAACTTCTCCAACTGCCAGGTAAGCCAATGGATGGAGTTGAAGAAACTTTAAAGGTGTTACGTGAAACAGGAGAATACCATTTAGTTGTCTTTACTAAAGGTGAACTGCTTGATCAAGAAAATAAGTTTTATCGTTCAGGCTTAATGCCATTTTTTGATGATATTATAGTTGTCTCAGATAAGACAGAGGCGTCTTATTACCAATTGTGTGAGAGGTTTTCCATTAATGTTGAGCAGTTGTTGATGGTGGGTAATTCTTTTCGTTCGGATATAGAACCCGTATTAAAACTTGGTGGTTGGGCAGCTCATATACCTTTTCATACAACATGGCAGCATGAAGTTGTAGAGGAGTATGAACACCCTCATTTGTTAAAGTTGGAGTATTTTACACAGTTGAAGCAAGTTTTGTAA
- a CDS encoding IS1634 family transposase codes for MHANVQTRFNPATGNMAPYYRIKESYRDVQGHVHSLILLNIGFEPSLTAVQVRKIAYALTERFKTRSTPSLLKEHLDGLTPIEQAKADEWWSRMEKEGGIDRFNKEEQKSLRKYENYIDLETANYTDARNVGAEWLCKQTIDKLQLEDFLRKNGWTENAIHTALSALIVRTVYAVSERSSYYYLRDNSAAAELYSGVPGWTPGINSLYKITDKLYELKEQLEHHLCSVTDDLFNIDNKLMLFDLTNFYFEGSKRNSDKAKFGRSKEKRSDCKLLVLALCINKEGFIRYSSILEGNTADPKSLPNMIDTLAKRNPSRSKDTLVVMDAGVATEENLELIKRKGYNYLCVSRTKMKDYTLSDDNKSVTVMDARRQKITLKEVKTEDDKDYYLEITSPSKAMTESSMNRVWRERFEMELQRINDGISKKGGTKTYEKVVERTGRAIQKYPSIAKFYQISYIKNEEKPKQMLRVDWEIKDLSAMESGHGVYFLRSNVRTLSERVTWEYYNLIREIECTNKQLKNDLNLRPIYHQKDERSDAHLFFGLLAYWVVNTIRCQLKREGESCYWTEIVRRMSTQKLVTTKGKNPLGETIEMRQCSSPSKQAKQIYDKLNLKHSPFKKNKICRTQSP; via the coding sequence ATGCACGCAAATGTACAGACACGATTCAACCCTGCAACAGGGAACATGGCTCCTTATTATCGCATCAAGGAGTCATATCGTGACGTGCAGGGTCATGTACATTCGCTAATTCTGTTGAACATCGGGTTCGAACCTTCACTTACTGCTGTACAGGTTCGAAAAATTGCATACGCTCTTACCGAACGCTTCAAAACCAGAAGTACACCCTCGCTTCTCAAAGAACATCTTGACGGTCTTACTCCTATTGAACAGGCAAAGGCTGACGAATGGTGGAGCCGTATGGAGAAAGAAGGTGGAATCGATCGGTTTAATAAGGAAGAGCAGAAGTCGCTGAGAAAATATGAGAACTATATTGACCTTGAGACGGCAAACTATACTGACGCAAGGAATGTTGGTGCTGAGTGGCTCTGCAAGCAGACAATAGACAAGCTGCAATTAGAGGATTTTCTGCGCAAAAACGGCTGGACGGAGAATGCAATACACACGGCTTTGTCAGCATTGATTGTTCGCACGGTATATGCTGTTTCTGAACGTTCATCTTATTATTATTTGCGCGATAACTCGGCTGCCGCTGAACTTTATAGTGGAGTTCCTGGCTGGACACCAGGAATCAATTCTCTGTATAAAATCACTGACAAGTTATATGAACTAAAGGAACAGTTAGAGCATCATCTGTGCAGCGTTACTGACGATCTCTTTAATATAGACAACAAGTTGATGCTCTTCGACTTAACCAACTTCTATTTCGAGGGTAGCAAGCGTAATAGCGATAAAGCCAAGTTTGGTCGATCAAAAGAAAAACGCTCTGACTGTAAACTACTTGTACTTGCATTATGTATCAATAAAGAAGGTTTTATACGTTATTCTTCAATCTTAGAGGGTAATACAGCAGATCCCAAGTCTCTACCCAATATGATTGATACGCTGGCAAAGAGGAATCCATCACGAAGCAAGGATACGCTCGTTGTCATGGATGCAGGTGTTGCCACGGAAGAGAACTTGGAGCTGATTAAAAGAAAAGGTTACAATTATCTCTGCGTATCCCGTACGAAAATGAAAGACTATACGCTCAGTGATGATAACAAGAGCGTTACAGTAATGGATGCCCGTCGGCAGAAGATAACGCTGAAAGAGGTTAAGACAGAGGATGATAAGGATTATTATCTCGAAATAACATCTCCTTCGAAAGCTATGACAGAGTCGTCCATGAACAGGGTTTGGAGAGAGCGTTTTGAGATGGAACTGCAGAGGATAAACGATGGAATCTCCAAGAAAGGTGGAACAAAAACCTATGAAAAGGTTGTTGAACGTACAGGACGTGCCATACAGAAGTACCCATCTATAGCGAAGTTCTACCAGATTAGCTACATAAAAAATGAGGAGAAACCCAAGCAGATGCTACGTGTAGACTGGGAGATAAAAGACCTCTCGGCAATGGAATCTGGGCATGGAGTCTATTTTCTCCGCAGCAATGTCAGGACACTTTCTGAGCGTGTGACATGGGAATACTACAATCTTATCCGTGAGATAGAATGTACGAACAAACAACTAAAGAATGATCTCAACCTCCGTCCAATCTATCATCAGAAAGATGAGCGAAGCGACGCACACCTCTTCTTCGGTTTATTAGCCTACTGGGTGGTAAACACTATCCGTTGTCAATTAAAACGAGAAGGAGAATCCTGTTACTGGACCGAGATAGTACGACGTATGAGCACCCAAAAGCTCGTCACCACAAAAGGGAAGAATCCATTAGGTGAAACCATCGAGATGCGCCAATGTAGTAGTCCTTCGAAGCAAGCAAAACAAATATACGATAAGTTGAACTTAAAACACTCACCATTCAAAAAGAATAAGATTTGTAGGACACAGAGCCCATAA